The Polynucleobacter sp. MWH-UH2A DNA segment AGTTTGTTTTAGGGCGCGTTTTGAGTAATTCAGAAATCCTTGCGCTATTCAACTGTGAATTAAACAGCTAAGCGTTTGCGACCTTTGGCACGACGTGCATTTAATACGGCACGACCGCTTTTGGTTTTCATGCGAACACGAAATCCGTGTGTACGCTTACGACGGGTTACTGATGGTTGGTACGTTCTTTTCATGATAGATCCCTGCAAAACCCAATATTTTCCTTGTTGCAGAGCAAAAGGTCAATCTATCTCAATAAATATGTAGGTGTTTTTCACTATTTTTGAGTGTTTTTTATCTAAATAGTTAATTTATAAGTAATTTTTTTGTTTATTCACAAGTTATCCACAGGATTTCCACGACTTTTTGCCTTGTGGATAACTTTATGAGATCGCTACAATGGATCCTCCAAAAAT contains these protein-coding regions:
- the rpmH gene encoding 50S ribosomal protein L34, which encodes MKRTYQPSVTRRKRTHGFRVRMKTKSGRAVLNARRAKGRKRLAV